CTCCTATGGTGACGGCATCCCGGATGTCCTCACCGTATGTGGTCAGCGGACCTGATAAATCGACGAGCACACCTATCTTGACTTCAATCTCACGGGGTTTGTACGCTGCGGAGTAGTAGTAGGCTGCGGCAGCCGCGACGATCACCACGAGGACGATGGCTAAAATCGCCTGCGCCTTTGTTATGGCTTTACTTTTAGACAAGAAATGCTTCAACCCCCATCCTTTCCTTCCCTTTATTTTCTAAACAGGTATGTTGAAATATACCTTAATTCAATAAGAAACGCTTAAAAACTTTAAAAGCTTTTGGGTTTCGAGGCTCCGTTTATGCCAGTGCTTGAGGGAGCGGTCATATACAGTAACCTACTCGTTCTGTTAAGCATAGGGTTGACGATCACCTACATTACCACCGGGGTTCCTAACTTTGCTCAAGGGTCCTTCGCCGTCTTCGGATCCTATGTGTCCATCAGCTTGCTACGATTGGCTGGGCTACATCCCTACCATACTCTACCAGTGTCCCTGGCGCTGGGAGGGTTCCTCGGGTTGGCCGTATACTTGGGAGCGTTGAAGCCACTGATCGCCCGAGGCGCTAGAATGGTGATTTTAATGATCGCAACCCTGGCAGTGGATTTAATCATGCTGGGATGCCTAGGAGCTTACTCAGATTATTTAGGCTTGGTCACATTAAAGGTTGCGAAGAAGTTTATCTTCACTCCTCTGGACTTTGAGTGGGCTGGTAGGCCGGCAATATTCTCGGTATCCACACTTGTGGTGGCCTTGATGCTCCTTAGTCTCATCATATTGCTTTACAGGACGAAGTTCGGCGTAGCCTTAAGGGCCTCGATGGAAAACCCATCCCTCGCGGAGGTTATGGGCGTAAACGTGGAACAGGCTAGGATGTTTTCATGGGGGCTTTCCGGCGCCTTGGCTGCGGCGGCAGGCAGCCTATTACCTTTCAGACAGGAGATCGTTCCAGCCACCGGGGCTATCATCATCGTCTCCATATTCGCGTCCAGCATCGTTGGAGGTTTATCCAGCCTGTATGGGGCATTGTTAGGCGGATATACCATAGGGTTATCAGAGTCTTTGGTTACCTTTCACCTGACACCGGTTTTCGGCACTGGGGTGCTGCTCTACGCCAAGGTAGTTTCTCTAGTGATGTTGATCGTCGCACTGGTGCTCGCTCCTAGAGGTCTTACAGGCTTGCTGTGGAGGGGGCGTTAAATTGAACCCTCTTCTCCTCACCGTCGCCTTATGGTCTGGGCTGTACACCATAGTGGCGTTAAGCGTTAACATCGAGTACGGGTACGGAGGTATCCCAAACTTCGGCCGAGCTTTAGCCGTGTTG
The nucleotide sequence above comes from Candidatus Bathyarchaeia archaeon. Encoded proteins:
- a CDS encoding branched-chain amino acid ABC transporter permease — its product is MPVLEGAVIYSNLLVLLSIGLTITYITTGVPNFAQGSFAVFGSYVSISLLRLAGLHPYHTLPVSLALGGFLGLAVYLGALKPLIARGARMVILMIATLAVDLIMLGCLGAYSDYLGLVTLKVAKKFIFTPLDFEWAGRPAIFSVSTLVVALMLLSLIILLYRTKFGVALRASMENPSLAEVMGVNVEQARMFSWGLSGALAAAAGSLLPFRQEIVPATGAIIIVSIFASSIVGGLSSLYGALLGGYTIGLSESLVTFHLTPVFGTGVLLYAKVVSLVMLIVALVLAPRGLTGLLWRGR